DNA sequence from the Malus domestica chromosome 06, GDT2T_hap1 genome:
cggcaaatctcctaactcggtgacttgggggactcccactataaggtttgtatcgcacttgaccaagctcgaaactacaagtaagcttcaagtgaaattgatacattaccttgtgcatcttcatcggttaaagataccacccctggatggaggaaaagtacttccagagaagatgccacatctacatatgagacagataaggcaagtgaaaatgataccacacttcggtacttagaagtttcgtgattactcaatagcttggatcttgcaagtcctcaaccgagaagcttccctcactcgggaacttaaaggagcaatgtttgtaccatacttgaccaatcctgaaactactgagcaccagtcaacgttataccatcaaggacccagaagagtttccctccaaccaggaggctaatcacagcacgacatgtgtcgacatcagaagccaatcatagcgcaacacgtgtcaacatcagaagccaatcacaacacgacacgtgtcaatgtcagaatgaaactagaaactctcttctataaataaagatcattctctcacaatatttcctaatgtcatttgtactaaatcattcactagtactcattaaaggagagctgaacctatgtacttgtgtaaacctttcacaattaatgagaactcatctactccgtggacgtagccaatctgtgtgaaccacgtacatcttgtgtttgcttcattgtctctatccatttacatatttatccacactagtgaccggagcaatctagcgaatgtcataaacttaacactttttgttgtaccaaagtcctcactgagttttaattttgagatttgtgtttGTCCACTACACGaatctcgaaatttaaactcattaaCGGTAGTAAATAGGATGGTAAACATACACCATAATTTATGACGGTGAGCAAAAATACTCCCTaacatttttcttaaaataCATTAAATACGCTTTACATGAACTATcattaatttgttattttttaataaacattGAACAGTCGCATGTGTTCCTTCCGAGCCCATGTCTCCGGCATCAAATCTTCCGTACTCAAAACTCCCTGTACCTCATGTGCCACCTCCAATTTTCCCACACCTGTACAGTAACATAAACACCCATTTAACTTCAACTTTACACTTAAGTCGTTATGTAAATAATTGTTTAATTGGACAGTCTAGAGAGCACCAAACCAAATTAAAATCGCAACTACTATATATACAAGGTTTTCTGATTAACCCTAGACAACCACACTTCGATCATATCATCACTGCAATTAAACCCTAATTAACACtttgatcatatatatatatatatatatatatatatcgtctGCGCATGTCTTCAACCTCGTCCCTACTACCTGTTTCTAAGCCATCCCATAATCTTCCAGATGTGTGGAAATTTTCAGGTCGACGGGCCGAGGGCCCActctaacaacaccgatactgtccccacttaaccacatgcacaatcctcaggtgtggggttttatcacaaaaggcctcgatgttagttagagaggggtatttctatttaaagcactcttctcttctccctctgTCCGATGTGGGACTGGGGGTTCCAACCCCCAGGAAGAAGAGAAGAGTGCTTTAAATAGAAATACCCCTCTCTAACTAAcatcgaggccttttgtgataaaccccacacctgaggattgtgcaggtggttaagtggggacagtatcggtgttgttagagtgggccctcggcccgtcgacctgaaaatttccacatggtatcagagccaggaggCGGGCCCGTACTGCCacgtgattgggtgggtccccGTTGGCCCCTCGTGATTGTCCACGTAGGCCAAAGATGCCACGTGTTTGGGTGGGTCTCCATTGGCCCCGCGTGATTGGGTGAGTCCCGAcatggctccacgtggttgccgatgtgtggaaattcacgtgtgacccataagtggggtctcacgtgcgggggagtgttggaacccccagtcccacatcggacagagggagaagagaagagtgctttaaatagaaatacccctctctaactaacatcgaggccttttgtgataaaaccccacacctgaagattgtgcaggtggttaagtggaGACAGTATCGATGTTGTTAGAGTAGGCCCTTGGCCCGTCGACCTGAAAATTTCCACAAGATGAGACCATGCAAAATATAGAGGAGAAGGAAGATGTGGAAGCCTACCGAGAAACCTATGCAAAATAAAGAGAGTTACTGCCAAACCTTCCAAAAGAGAAGGGTTGGGCCACTGAACACTTGGTTCAATACCAAGGATTCTGGCTAAACTCTAGCTTTGTCTTAAAAGCGGTCATGCTGCTTCAAGATCATTTCAAAGCTGGTGCAAGTAGTACGTCCAATATATTCTTGGCTTCGTTTCCCAAATCAGGTACAACATGGCATAGAGCACTCATTTTTGCTACCATCAATAGAACCCTGCATGATGTTGCCTCTCCTCATCACCCTTTGCTCACCACGGGGCCCCACGACTGTTTTCCGTACTTACAGTTGGATGCATatctatataataataatatgcaTGAACATCGTGATCATGATCATCACAGCCGTTCATTGATGTCGCATGATGATCGTGATCATGATGGTGATGGTAGTACTAACATTGCTACAACTACTAGACTCTTTGCAACCCACAAGCCTTACTCTTTGTAACCAAAATCAGTGACTACTAATAATATTGGTGGGTCAAAATTTGTGTACATTTGCCGCAACCCAAAAGATGTTTGTATTTCTTCATGGAACTTCATGAACAAATTGAAGTCCCAAGTATGTACACCCCTCTCACTAGAAGAAGCATTTGAGCTTTTTTGCCAAGGATTCTCTGACTATGGACCCTTTTGGGACCATGTGCTAGGTTTCTGGAAAGCAAGCCTGGAATTTCCAGAGAAAATATTGTTCTTAAAATATGAGGATCTGAAAAAAGAGCCGGATGTGCAAGTGAAGAGATTGGCTGAGTTCTTGGGCCAACCTTTTTCCTTGGAGGAAGAGAGCCAAGGGGTGGTGCAGCAGATCATCAAGCTCTGTGGTTTCGAGAATTTGAGCGGTCTGGAGGTTAATAAAACCGGCAAGACTCAACTGTTTAGTAAAATGCAGTTTGATATTAATAACTGTGACTTCTTCAGGAAAGGTCAAGTGGGGACTGGAAGAACTTTTTCACTGAAGACATGGCAAAACGTATGGATCAAATCACAGATGACAAGTTGAACGGTTCCGTATTGACATTTTATACAGATGCCTAGGTTTGATTAATTAGTTGCTTAATcaataataataagggcttatgATCCAAGTATTTGCTTTATTCAGTCATGTTTCGTGTTTTCCTCCCAATTCGGTCCTGTACTAGTTGGTAGATCTGCTCGTTGTTGACTTTGTATAATAACTATTGCATTTTATGCAAAACCCCATTGTTTTCTAATTTTAAATAACCCATTTTACGTAAAACTATTTGAACCCGATTTTGTGCGCATTCGGCTCATGTACTCTAAGTTGTTAGATGATAGAAATATTGAGGATCATGATTTTTTTCCGGATAAACGTTGAATCAATCTAGGTCGCAGTCAtctagtaaccttgtcttcaggttttaGAGCCCAAGGCCAAGATGCGTTCCTTCCTCAAAGCTTTTGTGCAGAAGTCAGCAATGCATTCGACACCACCACCTGTTCTTCTCACCCGACCGAGCTCGGTTGCGAGTTGACACACCCGCTTTCACAATAAAGATGTAGTTAGTTCATAGTTATTACTCGGTCTGTGCGCCACGATGTCTTGTAATTTCTAGGACAACAAAATCCAAAAAGGACTTGTTTTCTTCCATATAAGCAAGCTTTCCTTTATTGTAATGGAAACAAAGAGGAGATAATAACAGGGCGATGAATTGGTTGAAATGCATTAATCTCAAGGTAGTGATCAAGGAGACTCTTCGCTTATATCCTGTCGTTCCATTACTAATCCCCAGAATATCAAACCAAAATGTGAAACTACGACATTAAAGCGAACACACGAGTTATAGTCAATGTGAGGGACATTACAAGAGACCCGAAATCTCACAGCAAGCCGGATGAGTTTGAGCTGGAGAGGTTTGTGAATAGTGAAATAGATTACAAAGCGGCTGACTTTCCAAACCCTTCCGTACGGGAGCTGGCAGGAGAAGCTGCCCAGCAATTTAGTTTTCCTCGGTTATTATTGAGCTTGCTTTGGCAAATGTAGCGCAGAAGTTCGACCGGAAACTGCCAACATCAGCGGAAGATATAGATATCGCTGAATCCAAGGGTTTAACCTTGCATAAAGAATCTCCTCTTAGCGCCATCGCTGTTCCACATCGATCGTCAGCTTGCTAGGGTTTGCATACATTGGGTGTGCAGATCAAATGGAGGGCCTGGCTACTCTTGTAGGTGTCCAGTTGGTGCAGCAGCTCTCTCAATAAGTACGTATCCTGGATTTTGTTTCAAGGTCGATTATTTAAAGGTGGTTATACTGCTGCAGTAAATACGTACCCTCTCTTTTTAATTAGGCATTCTCTTATGTCTATGGTGTTGCGTGCTTAACCGCATTAATCACGGTTATCCAATTTTTGCCTATCAACATCATATGTGCCTGCTTTCATCGTCTTCGTGATCTTCAGCGACACTTGACATTAAACAATTaggtaaataattaaaaatttatcaaaTATTTGAAGGATTTTACCAAACATTAATTAGTTCGCTAATCATCGGTGTTTTTGCTGGATATGCTTACTGCGGGTACTGATACCACGCATACAATCCTAGAGAGGGCGGGTActgataattaattaacattaaGAAGTTGCTGTACTTTAGTAAATTACTATTAATTTGCGATCGTCCGTATTGGATAACTACTTATGCTGTATTGTATCTGTAGAGAATGTCTGTACTTTTGTTATATGCTATCATATGCTTGTGCATCTTTTATCGAATCCAACGACGCTACAAACGTTGAGAAATTGGGAAAATAACAGCAATTAAAAAAAGCAGGCAGCAGGTGTTCCAAGTTCTCGCACCGAGCCAATTCAATAATTTCACAGCATGAGTCGAGAACAATACGACTGTATCCATACACTCAAAAAGCTAGCAGTAGCAATTAGAAAGGAAAAGGAGAACCTCGATACAAGTACTTTGGTTTGGTTCTACATAAATTcggagaaaaagagaaatacaacTTACTTTCATctaattaaaagtaaaaacgCACAAGTTGCTATGCTCTGAAGTTCTTTGTGACCacattcaaaatgtaaaaaGCCTACCTACAGGTCAATGACACGAGATAGCTTCTGGATGCGGTTCAATAAGAAGTCCCCTTGCTTGATGGTTGCTTGGTACAGTGAATTCTTAGCATCAGGACGATTGGTTTCTAGAACTCCGGCAACTTTGTCAATCTTGCAATGAAGCTTCCCTGCCGCAATGAAACGAGATAGTTCCCTGTATGTCGTAGAATGGGTTAGATATATGCAGAAAGAATGTAAACGTAAAATACTTAACAGCTTCTCCATGAAATCAAGGACCAAAAATTTTTAAACTACATAAGGTAAACCTGAAACAAGGTAACCATAAGACTCAGTCACTTACAGATCAATGAAATCCACGGTCACGCCAAATGCTTT
Encoded proteins:
- the LOC114825480 gene encoding flavonol 4'-sulfotransferase-like, with amino-acid sequence MLLQDHFKAGASSTSNIFLASFPKSGTTWHRALIFATINRTLHDVASPHHPLLTTGPHDCFPYLQLDAYLYNNNMHEHRDHDHHSRSLMSHDDRDHDGDGFWKASLEFPEKILFLKYEDLKKEPDVQVKRLAEFLGQPFSLEEESQGVVQQIIKLCGFENLSGLEERSSGDWKNFFTEDMAKRMDQITDDKLNGSVLTFYTDA